One segment of Trachemys scripta elegans isolate TJP31775 chromosome 1, CAS_Tse_1.0, whole genome shotgun sequence DNA contains the following:
- the ANKRD16 gene encoding ankyrin repeat domain-containing protein 16, with amino-acid sequence MAEAENQKQLLRLIQEGRLDLFKEELQRDKEMSKEVRRKHYGKSGDTLLHYAARHGHLNVLTHLVEALEMDIEMFNNDYKRPLHEAASMGHRDCMLYLLDKGARIDCLKKADWTPLMMACTRKNLEVIKDLIEHGANPLLKNKDGWNCFHIASREGDPQIIQYLLTVSPSSWNTESKIKRTPLHTAAMHGCFDVVKALLERCPYEPDSRDKCGVTPFMDAIQNGHIDIAQLFLEKHKACYTAADAVGAQPLHQAAVTTQDEAIRFLVSDLGVNVNERATSIQLTALHYAAKEGHTSTVQTLLSLGADLHAKDGKSRSALHMACAGQHAACAWLLLQAGLQDSLDDTGTFARQLAKKPDVLQLFKGINVST; translated from the exons ATGGCTGAAGCAGAAAATCAGAAACAACTTCTCAGGCTGATTCAAGAAGGCAGGCTAGACCTTTTCAAAGAGGAGTTGCAGAGAGACAAGGAAATGAGCAAGGAAGTGAGGCGGAAACACTATGGGAAATCTGGGGACACGCTACTGCACTATGCAGCCAGGCATGGTCACCTGAATGTTCTGACCCATTTAGTAGAAGCCTTGGAAATGGACATCGAGATGTTTAATAATGACTACAAAAGGCCCCTCCACGAAGCAGCTTCCATGGGTCACAGGGACTGCATGTTGTATCTGCTGGATAAAGGTGCAAGGATAGACTGCTTGAAAAAGGCAGACTG GACTCCTCTCATGATGGCTTGCACCAGGAAGAACCTGGAGGTGATTAAAGATCTCATTGAGCATGGAGCAAACCCGTTGTTAAAGAACAAAGATGGCTGGAATTGCTTCCATATAGCAAGTCGAGAGGGTGATCCCCAGATCATCCAGTACTTGCTCACTGTGTCTCCGAGCAGCTGGAacacagaaagcaaaataaagagaACTCCTCTGCACACGGCAG CAATGCACGGCTGTTTTGACGTAGTGAAAGCACTTCTTGAGCG GTGCCCATATGAACCTGACAGCAGGGACAAATGCGGAGTGACTCCCTTTATGGATGCGATACAGAACGGGCACATCGACATAGCCCAGCTGTTTCTAGAAAAGCATAAG GCCTGTTATACAGCTGCAGATGCAGTAGGTGCTCAGCCGTTGCACCAGGCAGCAGTCACGACCCAGGACGAAGCCATCCGCTTCCTTGTCTCTGATCTCGGTGTCAATGTCAATGAGAGAGCAACGTCAATCCAACTCACGGCGCTACATTACGCAGCCAAG GAAGGACATACAAGTACCGTCCAAACGCTGTTGTCCCTCGGCGCTGATCTACATGCTAAAGACGGGAAAAGTCGATCTG CCCTGCACATGGCCTGTGCGGGCCAGCACGCGGCCTGTGCGTGGCTTCTCCTGCAGGCTGGATTGCAGGACTCCCTGGACGACACTGGAACATTTGCACGGCAGCTTGCCAAGAAACCGGACGTCCTACAGCTTTTCAAGGGAATAAATGTTAGCACATGA